A portion of the Novosphingobium sp. KA1 genome contains these proteins:
- a CDS encoding SPOR domain-containing protein, whose amino-acid sequence MLGPLPAMAQGAPVVARPVVQALPSADSQRLSAALARLARSPRDAAALQDAADAAKALGDYDAAIGFYRRADEITPNNARVKAGLAGALAMNGDPVSAIPLFAEAERAGAPPSQIAVDRGLAYDLVGANVTAQHYYTMALTASSGNEEARMRLALSQAIAGDSAAAQATLMPLLQKQDKPGWRARAFALAIAGDTQQAIEVSNSILPSQLAQNIAPYLRYMPRLTRAQQAAAANLGKFPRASEIGRDDARVSAYATQLAASEAAAAPRPAPQAAGAKPAARGGRKPVTSASVASSAPTPAPARADATRVAAATAGAVRTEPPRTAPAARDVGGELPPVKGAKVAAGGPVATTAPSTVATPAAGAQGFDLARVPDSAAGASPARTATPEVPPSVPVRQAAAEPAPVPSAPPRPQPAPAQSAPAKITAAEAPPEAGGHQLSLAEIFADLGKPTMQTAPAAGAVDIRQIEPARPAPPPPPPPKVEVKADPKSEGKADDKPEMVVNGKRAAKPAAKPVAKAAVPAKPKKPVPPPQPSRIWVQIGVGRNKDAIAFDWRRYLKQAPALFKGHQPYVSEMGRTNRVLIGPFATQKAANAFLASAKKQGFDDALPWTSDEGQVVDVLPVK is encoded by the coding sequence GTGCTCGGGCCGCTGCCGGCCATGGCGCAGGGTGCGCCGGTTGTCGCGCGGCCGGTGGTGCAGGCGTTGCCGAGCGCGGATTCGCAGCGGTTGAGCGCTGCGCTTGCTCGTCTGGCGCGCAGTCCGCGCGATGCCGCAGCCCTGCAGGATGCTGCGGACGCGGCCAAGGCGCTGGGTGATTACGACGCGGCGATCGGTTTTTATCGCCGTGCGGACGAAATCACGCCGAACAATGCCCGCGTGAAAGCGGGTCTTGCCGGAGCGCTGGCGATGAACGGAGATCCGGTCTCGGCCATTCCGCTGTTTGCGGAAGCGGAGAGGGCGGGGGCGCCGCCATCGCAGATCGCGGTCGATCGGGGGCTTGCCTACGATCTGGTCGGTGCCAATGTCACGGCCCAGCATTACTACACGATGGCGTTGACCGCGTCCTCCGGCAACGAGGAGGCGCGCATGCGCCTGGCGCTGAGTCAGGCGATCGCAGGAGACAGCGCGGCGGCGCAGGCCACGCTGATGCCTCTGCTGCAGAAGCAGGACAAGCCGGGCTGGCGCGCGCGCGCCTTCGCCCTGGCGATTGCCGGCGATACCCAGCAGGCGATCGAAGTCTCCAATTCGATCCTGCCGTCGCAACTGGCGCAAAACATCGCGCCCTATCTGCGCTACATGCCGCGGCTCACGCGGGCGCAGCAGGCGGCTGCCGCCAATCTCGGCAAGTTCCCGCGCGCCTCGGAGATCGGCCGCGATGACGCGCGGGTGTCCGCTTATGCGACCCAGTTGGCTGCCAGCGAAGCGGCTGCAGCGCCGCGACCGGCGCCGCAGGCGGCAGGCGCCAAGCCCGCGGCGCGCGGTGGGCGCAAGCCTGTAACGTCCGCGTCAGTGGCCTCGTCTGCGCCGACGCCCGCGCCCGCTCGTGCCGATGCGACCCGTGTTGCCGCTGCGACGGCCGGTGCGGTGCGAACCGAGCCGCCGCGCACGGCGCCGGCTGCGCGCGACGTGGGCGGCGAATTGCCGCCCGTTAAAGGCGCCAAGGTGGCCGCTGGCGGGCCGGTAGCGACGACCGCGCCGTCCACCGTTGCCACGCCTGCTGCCGGCGCGCAGGGCTTCGATCTTGCCAGGGTGCCGGATTCGGCGGCCGGTGCCAGCCCGGCCCGAACCGCCACCCCTGAGGTGCCGCCGTCGGTCCCGGTCCGTCAGGCCGCTGCCGAACCGGCTCCGGTTCCTTCCGCGCCTCCCCGGCCGCAACCTGCGCCAGCGCAGTCTGCTCCGGCAAAAATCACCGCAGCGGAAGCCCCGCCGGAAGCGGGCGGGCATCAGCTTTCGCTGGCGGAAATCTTCGCTGATCTCGGCAAGCCCACGATGCAGACGGCGCCGGCCGCTGGTGCAGTCGACATCCGGCAGATCGAGCCTGCTCGTCCCGCGCCGCCGCCCCCGCCTCCGCCGAAGGTTGAAGTCAAGGCTGACCCCAAGAGTGAGGGCAAGGCGGACGACAAGCCGGAGATGGTCGTCAACGGCAAGCGCGCTGCCAAGCCGGCGGCAAAGCCGGTTGCCAAGGCCGCCGTGCCGGCCAAGCCGAAGAAGCCGGTGCCACCGCCCCAGCCAAGTCGGATCTGGGTGCAGATTGGCGTCGGCCGAAACAAGGATGCGATCGCCTTCGACTGGCGCCGTTATCTCAAGCAGGCGCCGGCGCTGTTCAAGGGGCACCAGCCCTATGTCAGCGAGATGGGCCGCACCAATCGCGTGCTGATAGGTCCCTTTGCGACCCAGAAGGCGGCCAATGCCTTCCTGGCATCCGCGAAAAAGCAGGGCTTTGACGACGCCTTGCCCTGGACCAGCGATGAAGGGCAGGTCGTCGACGTGCTGCCGGTCAAGTGA
- the ftsZ gene encoding cell division protein FtsZ → MSINIGPPAIEELRPRIVVIGVGGAGGNAIANMIQAQIEGVDFVVANTDAQALNNSIAETRIQLGPDITQGLGAGARPEVGRAAAEETLPDIERLLDGVHMVFIAAGMGGGTGTGAAPIIAQAARAKGVLTVGVVSKPFMFEGTRRMRSADAGIEELQKHVDTLIVIPNQNLFLVAKADTTFKEAFSLADEVLQQGVRSITDLMIMPGLINLDFADVRSVMGEMGKAMMGTGEGEGPNRALEAAERAIANPLLDGVSMQGAKGVIISIIGGDDMKLLEVDEAANHIRELVDPDANIIWGSAFNPDLQGKIRVSVVATGIEQTSEMAEIAARPVSLSAGRGPVRPMVSRPAPEAPAPVHAPVISRPAIQTPAAYTPAPAPLDLSPPAPVAAPAPAAPVSAPVTYGELELGAGEEVESADEGAVDGYASLPASRAAPLDLSGGMEAAPEPVAPQDELLLGGEDASPLRQRRPAAEPAPARPVGGGSTLFERMTSLSRPKAAAAEPAADEGDGASISIPRFLGRQNNQ, encoded by the coding sequence ATGAGCATCAACATCGGACCGCCGGCAATCGAAGAGCTTCGTCCGCGCATCGTCGTTATCGGCGTGGGCGGTGCGGGCGGCAACGCCATCGCAAACATGATCCAGGCGCAGATCGAGGGTGTCGACTTCGTCGTCGCCAATACCGACGCGCAGGCGCTCAACAATTCGATCGCGGAAACCCGCATCCAGCTGGGGCCCGATATCACGCAGGGCCTCGGTGCCGGTGCCCGCCCCGAAGTGGGCCGCGCCGCGGCTGAGGAAACCCTGCCGGACATCGAGCGTCTGCTTGACGGCGTGCACATGGTTTTCATTGCCGCCGGCATGGGCGGCGGCACCGGCACCGGCGCCGCGCCGATCATCGCGCAGGCTGCACGCGCCAAGGGCGTGCTGACTGTCGGTGTGGTTTCCAAGCCGTTCATGTTCGAAGGCACGCGCCGCATGCGCTCCGCCGATGCGGGCATTGAAGAGCTGCAGAAGCACGTCGATACGCTGATCGTCATCCCGAACCAGAACCTGTTCCTGGTCGCCAAGGCGGACACCACGTTCAAGGAAGCGTTCTCGCTGGCCGACGAAGTGCTCCAGCAGGGCGTGCGCTCGATCACCGACCTGATGATCATGCCCGGCCTCATCAACCTCGACTTTGCGGACGTTCGCTCGGTCATGGGCGAGATGGGCAAGGCGATGATGGGCACGGGCGAGGGCGAAGGCCCGAACCGCGCTCTCGAAGCGGCCGAGCGCGCCATAGCGAACCCGCTGCTCGATGGCGTGTCGATGCAGGGCGCCAAGGGCGTGATCATCTCGATCATCGGCGGCGACGACATGAAGCTGCTTGAAGTCGACGAAGCGGCCAATCACATCCGCGAACTCGTCGATCCCGATGCGAACATCATCTGGGGGTCGGCGTTCAACCCGGACCTCCAGGGCAAGATCCGCGTCTCGGTGGTTGCCACCGGCATCGAGCAGACCAGTGAGATGGCCGAAATCGCCGCGCGCCCGGTTTCGCTGAGCGCTGGCCGTGGTCCGGTTCGACCGATGGTGTCGCGCCCCGCGCCGGAAGCTCCGGCGCCTGTGCACGCCCCGGTGATCTCGCGCCCGGCGATCCAGACGCCGGCAGCCTATACACCGGCGCCGGCACCGCTCGACCTCTCGCCGCCTGCTCCGGTCGCCGCGCCGGCACCGGCTGCGCCTGTTTCGGCTCCTGTGACCTATGGTGAACTGGAGCTTGGTGCGGGTGAGGAAGTCGAGAGCGCCGATGAGGGCGCGGTTGATGGCTACGCCAGCCTTCCCGCGTCGCGCGCTGCTCCGCTTGACCTTTCGGGCGGCATGGAAGCCGCGCCGGAACCAGTTGCTCCGCAGGATGAACTGCTGCTTGGCGGTGAGGATGCCTCGCCGCTGCGTCAGCGTCGTCCCGCAGCGGAGCCCGCACCGGCCCGTCCGGTGGGCGGCGGCAGCACGCTGTTCGAGCGTATGACCAGCCTGTCGCGCCCCAAGGCAGCGGCTGCCGAGCCGGCCGCTGATGAAGGCGACGGAGCGTCGATCTCGATTCCGCGCTTCCTCGGACGTCAGAACAACCAGTAA